In Amia ocellicauda isolate fAmiCal2 chromosome 7, fAmiCal2.hap1, whole genome shotgun sequence, one genomic interval encodes:
- the soul5 gene encoding heme-binding protein 2, with product MGPGALIALSLLAAAKASVGPSNSSTGSLCTESKECLVFDPICDSPKYEVRHYGATKWVSTDVESYVLEIAAGQGFMRLFKYITGANEDGLNIDMTAPVIIRIPEDKKMWEPAIFTVSFLLPSAYQEKAPKPTNEQVYFTDLPPLTVYVKSFGGWMLSMTSKLYSRQLAKELNGTQASYNTAFHYGVGYQSPMKLRNRRNEVWYVTQGEPVCPPPTSS from the exons AT gGGACCGGGGGCGTTGATCGCGTTATCCTTGCTGGCCGCTGCCAAGGCGTCGGTGGG GCCGAGCAACTCGAGCACCGGGAGCCTGTGCACAGAATCGAAGGAATGCCTCGTGTTCGACCCGATCTGCGACTCGCCGAAGTATGAG GTGCGTCATTACGGCGCCACCAAGTGGGTGtcgacggacgtggagtcctATGTCCTGGAGATCGCCGCGGGGCAAGGCTTCATGAGGCTCTTCAAATACATCACTGGGGCCAACGAGGACG GGCTTAATATCGACATGACGGCCCCAGTTATCATCCGCATCCCGGAAGACAAGAAGATGTGGGAGCCGGCGATCTTCACTGTCAGCTTCTTGCTGCCCTCAGCCTATCAGGAGAAAGCACCCAAGCCCACCAATGAGCAA GTCTACTTCACTGACCTGCCGCCGCTGACGGTCTATGTGAAGAGCTTCGGGGGATGGATGCTCAGCATGACCTCCAAGCTCTACTCCCGCCAGCTGGCCAAGGAGCTCAACGGCACCCAGGCCTCCTACAACACAGCCTTCCACTACGGAGTGGGCTACCAGAG CCCCATGAAACTCCGCAACAGACGCAACGAAGTGTGGTACGTGACCCAGGGGGAGCCGGTCTGCCCCCCGCCTACCTCCTCCTGA
- the shfl gene encoding shiftless antiviral inhibitor of ribosomal frameshifting protein homolog — translation MMARRIQEEVELEKCVRRLREKFHAKVTIEKATLLMRRYGNNHQMVTMDIILMKDRGLDDQDRRRLRQDPVVRNVVQRLQAEENAPPPAPPQQNAPHRRPVEDHDIQEIGERLRILPLTEKNLRMFDNAQRNLIPSDTCQFACQHCDKDWWRRVPQRKKVSRCHRCKTKYDPIPPDKMWGIGDFHCPGCRRSFRGFGRMDVGSPCYTCHSLLLPSQILPPRRGVVRRNRTPHSCCAEDCHNRQEPHVPGTECVHPHSRLKAGKPRVVSPSAPHISTGSTVNTCLSQGSLAELYDLILDDIAEEDEEGEGEVLVEDEEEEEEEEEDDEDQGSRRGGSSSRSSNN, via the exons ATGATGGCCCGGAGGATacaggaggaggtggag cTGGAGAAGTGTGTCCGCCGTCTCCGCGAGAAGTTCCACGCCAAGGTGACGATCGAGAAAGCCACGCTGCTGATGCGGCGCTACGGCAATAACCATCAGATGGTGACCATGGACATCATCCTGATGAAGGACCGAG GACTGGACGACCAGGACAGAAGGCGTCTGAGGCAGGACCCGGTAGTCAGA AACGTCGTCCAGAGACTCCAAGCAGAGGAGAACGCCCCCCCGCCCGCGCCCCCCCAG CAGAACGCTCCGCACAGAAGGCCGGTGGAGGACCATGATATTCAG GAGATCGGGGAGCGTCTGCGCATCCTGCCACTGACCGAGAAGAACCTGCGCATGTTCGACAACGCCCAGCGCAACCTCATCCCCTCCGACACCTGCCAGTTCGCCTGCCAGCACTGCGACAAGGACTGGTGGCGCCGGGTGCCCCAGAGAAAGAAG GTGTCTCGCTGCCACCGCTGCAAGACCAAGTACGACCCCATCCCTCCGGACAAAATGTGGGGCATCGGGGATTTCCACTGCCCAGGCTGCAGGCGCTCCTTCAG GGGGTTCGGGCGGATGGACGTGGGCTCGCCCTGCTACACCTGCCACTCACTGCTCCTGCCCTCCCAGATCCTGCCCCCCCGCCGGGGAGTAGTCCGCAGAAACAGGACCCCCCACAGCTGCTGCGCCGAAGACTGCCACAACCGGCAAG AGCCGCACGTCCCGGGCACCGAGTGTGTTCACCCCCACAGTCGCCTGAAGGCGGGCAAGCCCCGAGTGGTGTCCCCCAGCGCCCCCCACATCAGCACGGGCTCCACGGTCAACACCTGCCTGAGCCAGGGCAGCCTGGCCGAGCTGTACGACCTCATACTGGACGACATCGccgaggaggatgaggagggggagggggaggtgcTGGtagaggacgaggaggaggaagaggaggaggaggaagatgacGAGGATCAGGGCAGCAGACGggggggcagcagcagcaggagcagtAACAATTAG
- the LOC136752473 gene encoding retinol dehydrogenase 8, giving the protein MACRTVLVTGCSSGIGLAVAVRLAKDDLKRFKVVATMRDLQKAAQLERAAGTVLNETLEIRELDACDEDSIRDCVNSIPNRQVDILVNNAGVGMIGPLESQSITAMKNVFDTNFFGLARVIKEVLPDMKKRQSGHIVVMSSVMGVQGLLFNDVYAASKFAVEGFCESLAVQAMKFNIKMSLIEPGPVITEFETKVYEDAERMDLTDVDEETARIFKQIYLPYSRKVFSSLGQTPQEIAEQTMQVITSESPPFRHQTNRLYTPMTALKHADPSGRLPLDAFFKMVFKHDRIFNASLGLLRLLHLRGDRKPE; this is encoded by the exons ATGGCCTGCAGAACGGTCCTGGTGACGGGCTGCTCCTCGGGGATTGGACTGGCTGTGGCAGTGCGGCTGGCCAAGGATGACCTCAAGAGGTTCAAAG TGGTGGCCACGATGAGAGATCTGCAGAAGGCGGCGCAGCTGGAGAGAGCGGCCGGCACCGTCCTCAACGAGACCCTGGAGATCCGGGAGCTGGACGCCTGCGACGAGGACTCCATCAGGGACTGCGTCAACAGCATCCCGAACAGACAGGTGGACATCCTGG TGAACAACGCAGGCGTGGGCATGATCGGGCCGCTGGAGAGCCAGTCCATCACAGCCATGAAGAACGTTTTTGACACCAACTTCTTCGGCTTGGCGAGGGTGATCAAGGAGGTGCTGCCGGACATGAAGAAGCGCCAGAGCGGCCACATCGTGGTCATGAGCAGCGTCATGGGCGTGCAAG GTCTTCTGTTCAACGATGTCTACGCAGCTTCCAAATTCGCCGTGGAGGGCTTCTGCGAAAGCCTGGCAGTGCAGGCCATGAAGTTCAACATCAA aaTGAGTCTGATCGAGCCGGGGCCCGTGATCACTGAGTTTGAGACAAAGGTCTACGAGGACGCCGAGCGGATGGACCTGACGGACGTGGATGAGGAGACGGCGCGGATCTTCAAGCAGATCTACCTGCCCTACTCCCGCAAGGTCTTCAGCTCGCTGGGACAGACGCCCCAGGAGATCGCGGAG CAAACCATGCAGGTGATCACGTCCGAGAGCCCGCCGTTCCGCCACCAGACCAACCGGCTGTACACGCCCATGACGGCGCTCAAGCACGCCGACCCCAGCGGCCGGCTGCCCCTGGACGCGTTCTTCAAGATGGTCTTCAAGCACGACCGCATCTTCAACGCCAGCCTGGGGCTGCTGCGGCTGCTGCACCTGCGGGGGGACAGGAAGCCGGAGTGA